A window of the Candidatus Nitrosotalea okcheonensis genome harbors these coding sequences:
- a CDS encoding M1 family metallopeptidase, with amino-acid sequence MKAVFPINYNLEFEPDFKKFTFIGKEKISIMISKPTNKIVLHAAELEIKQCKIFWNGIEIKPKIRLDEKTEELTLAFSRRISGKAVLSIDFIGQLNDKLVGFYRSKYKYKGKERHLATTQFEAADARRAFPCWDEPEAKATFDVSLLVDRHHTAISNMPIISKKIEDQKILYKFDTTPVMSTYLLYLAVGEFESISTKSGKTLIRVITTHGKKQQGKLSLEFTKQFLSYFEKYFKIAYPLPKLDMIAIPDFASGAMENWGAITFRETILLYDPKTSSTETKQHIAEVIAHEIAHQWFGNLVTMKWWNDLWLNESFATFMATKAVDALYPEWDFWDQFLISEMTGGLSLDSLKSSHPIDVPVKSPADVRQIFDEISYNKGGCVLMMLENFIGDDNFRKGLYGYLKKHEYANATTEDLWNSLGSISKQPVRQMMNTWVRQVGYPVIEAKTKDSKLRLSQSRFLLENNGKAKQGNWIIPLSVRTGDKVTTKLMKRPITIPYKEDWFKVNDGQKGFYRVKYDKDSLYALAKQVEEKTISNVDRWSIHHDLFALCISNQISFREYLDGVRHYEDEDDYVVLSDIISSLNFFYILLSKEEFWDEIKKFNLDFFNKVFAKLGWDPANEEKSTSALLRAQVISSLGRLEDQDIVTEARSRFANLSKTGKLNPDLRGPIYSVIAWTGDSSTYQKMLGLYRKAQTQEEMVRLLSSLANFQDRKLLSKTLSFTLTKEVRTQNLFQPIARMVTNPQGKELVLPWIKQNWKGIVSRFGVGNPLLNRIIGSVSIESDFAKEKEIKNFFAKHHVPGTEMKLAQTLERIRINARLVQSIRKEFS; translated from the coding sequence GTGAAGGCTGTCTTTCCAATAAATTATAATCTAGAGTTTGAGCCTGACTTTAAGAAATTTACATTCATAGGAAAAGAAAAAATATCAATTATGATATCAAAACCCACAAACAAAATTGTGTTGCATGCTGCAGAACTTGAGATAAAACAATGTAAGATATTTTGGAATGGAATAGAGATTAAACCAAAGATAAGACTTGATGAAAAAACAGAGGAACTTACACTTGCGTTTTCTCGAAGAATATCTGGCAAGGCAGTACTTTCAATTGATTTCATAGGACAGTTAAATGACAAGCTTGTTGGGTTTTACAGAAGCAAGTACAAGTACAAAGGAAAAGAAAGACACCTTGCAACCACTCAGTTTGAGGCAGCCGACGCGCGAAGAGCATTTCCATGCTGGGACGAGCCAGAAGCCAAGGCAACATTTGATGTCTCACTTTTAGTTGACAGGCATCACACTGCAATATCAAATATGCCGATAATATCAAAAAAAATAGAAGATCAAAAGATCCTGTACAAGTTTGACACTACACCAGTCATGTCCACATACCTTCTCTATCTTGCAGTTGGAGAATTTGAGTCCATTTCAACCAAGTCTGGTAAGACTCTGATCAGGGTAATAACCACGCATGGAAAGAAACAGCAAGGAAAACTTTCATTAGAATTTACAAAACAATTCTTGTCGTATTTTGAAAAATACTTCAAGATTGCATATCCACTACCCAAGCTCGATATGATTGCAATACCTGATTTTGCGTCAGGTGCAATGGAAAACTGGGGTGCAATCACATTCAGAGAGACCATATTGCTTTATGATCCAAAGACATCATCTACTGAAACAAAACAACACATTGCTGAGGTAATTGCACATGAGATAGCACATCAGTGGTTTGGCAACTTGGTTACAATGAAATGGTGGAATGATCTATGGCTCAATGAAAGTTTTGCCACATTCATGGCAACAAAGGCAGTCGATGCATTATATCCCGAGTGGGATTTTTGGGACCAGTTCCTCATTTCAGAAATGACAGGAGGTTTGAGTCTTGATTCTCTAAAATCATCACACCCGATTGATGTGCCAGTAAAAAGCCCCGCGGATGTGCGACAAATATTTGATGAGATTAGTTACAACAAGGGAGGTTGTGTACTTATGATGCTAGAGAACTTTATTGGAGACGACAATTTTAGAAAAGGATTGTACGGATACCTGAAAAAACACGAATATGCAAATGCTACAACAGAAGATCTTTGGAACTCGCTTGGATCAATATCAAAACAACCAGTACGACAGATGATGAACACATGGGTAAGACAAGTAGGATATCCAGTAATTGAAGCCAAAACAAAGGACTCAAAATTGAGATTATCTCAGAGCAGATTCCTTTTGGAAAACAATGGTAAAGCAAAGCAAGGAAACTGGATCATTCCACTCTCTGTTAGAACTGGAGACAAGGTAACTACCAAACTAATGAAGAGGCCTATTACAATTCCCTACAAGGAAGACTGGTTTAAGGTAAATGACGGTCAAAAGGGATTTTATCGAGTAAAATATGACAAAGACTCCCTTTATGCGCTAGCAAAGCAAGTTGAAGAAAAAACAATATCGAATGTGGACCGCTGGAGTATTCACCATGATCTCTTTGCACTCTGCATATCAAATCAGATATCATTCAGAGAGTATCTTGACGGTGTGAGACATTATGAAGACGAGGATGACTATGTGGTATTGTCAGACATAATATCTAGCCTGAACTTTTTCTACATATTACTATCAAAAGAAGAATTTTGGGATGAGATAAAAAAATTCAACCTTGATTTTTTTAACAAGGTATTTGCGAAACTTGGATGGGATCCAGCCAACGAAGAAAAGTCAACAAGTGCACTTTTGCGTGCACAGGTAATCAGCTCACTTGGAAGACTGGAGGATCAAGACATAGTTACAGAAGCAAGATCAAGATTTGCCAACTTGTCAAAGACTGGAAAGCTAAATCCAGATCTTCGCGGCCCGATATATTCAGTGATAGCATGGACAGGAGACTCGTCTACATATCAAAAAATGCTGGGTTTGTATCGCAAGGCACAAACACAGGAAGAAATGGTAAGACTGCTTAGTTCACTTGCAAACTTTCAGGATAGAAAATTATTATCAAAGACGCTCTCGTTTACTCTTACAAAAGAGGTAAGAACACAAAACCTATTTCAGCCAATTGCAAGAATGGTTACAAATCCACAAGGCAAGGAACTCGTCTTGCCATGGATAAAACAAAACTGGAAAGGAATTGTATCAAGATTCGGAGTAGGAAACCCACTTCTTAACAGAATAATTGGTAGTGTTTCAATTGAATCTGATTTTGCAAAAGAAAAAGAGATCAAAAACTTTTTTGCAAAACATCATGTTCCGGGAACCGAGATGAAGCTTGCACAGACCTTGGAGAGGATAAGAATTAATGCAAGATTAGTTCAGAGTATAAGAAAAGAATTTTCCTAG
- a CDS encoding cation:proton antiporter, producing MVESSLGHILSSEYVIPVFLLTIFLASLIATKVRIPYTMILVGIGISISIVDFTGHGIPNVSGFKVDPKLILYFVIPPLIFEAMMRIDREQFKTIRVSALLLSTVGVGVATIVGGLLLSYVAGLPTIVAFAFAALIAPTDAAIVIEVFKRMKVPVQLATLMESEASFNDAAGAIIFSSIMAVSIAQGSLLSPSTSTEINVNILETIGHFTLVFFGGIGIGIGLAVGSQFLHRLLEEPFSETALSVAVLFGAVVIANSLGLSGLVAAAAAGLWFGIIMRKSHIISEKVRAYTTNFWEMIAFFANSVAFLYLGLSMDIVRIGQNLPLIALAVIIVLAARAASTYPILAVTHRFTKEKTFGTWRHVVMIGGMRGALSVALVATLPESNVKEILKTITFGVVLASLIIQYPVLSRYIKKAFPESMQEPASK from the coding sequence ATGGTAGAGTCAAGTCTAGGTCACATTTTATCAAGTGAATATGTCATTCCGGTATTTCTTTTGACAATATTTCTTGCTTCTCTGATTGCAACAAAGGTAAGAATTCCTTATACCATGATTCTGGTTGGAATTGGAATTTCAATATCAATCGTAGATTTTACAGGTCATGGAATTCCAAACGTTTCAGGATTCAAGGTAGATCCAAAACTAATCCTGTACTTTGTAATCCCACCTCTAATTTTTGAAGCAATGATGAGAATAGATCGTGAACAGTTTAAAACTATCAGGGTGTCGGCGCTATTATTATCCACAGTAGGAGTTGGAGTTGCTACCATAGTTGGGGGACTTTTACTCTCATATGTTGCAGGACTTCCAACAATTGTTGCTTTTGCATTTGCTGCGTTAATTGCTCCAACAGATGCAGCAATAGTAATTGAGGTTTTCAAGAGGATGAAGGTTCCAGTCCAACTTGCAACACTGATGGAATCAGAGGCTAGTTTTAATGACGCAGCTGGTGCAATCATATTTTCTTCAATCATGGCAGTATCAATAGCACAAGGATCATTACTTTCGCCAAGCACTTCAACAGAAATTAATGTCAATATTTTAGAAACAATAGGACATTTTACTTTAGTATTTTTTGGAGGCATTGGCATAGGAATTGGCCTTGCAGTAGGTTCGCAATTTTTACACCGATTACTAGAAGAGCCATTTTCGGAGACAGCACTTTCAGTAGCAGTTCTTTTTGGTGCAGTTGTAATCGCAAATTCACTTGGTCTTTCAGGTCTGGTTGCAGCAGCTGCTGCAGGACTATGGTTTGGTATAATCATGAGAAAATCCCATATCATAAGTGAGAAGGTAAGAGCATACACAACTAACTTTTGGGAGATGATTGCGTTTTTTGCAAACTCTGTTGCATTTTTGTATCTGGGATTGAGTATGGACATTGTTCGAATAGGACAAAATCTTCCTCTAATTGCGCTTGCGGTCATAATCGTATTAGCGGCAAGAGCTGCATCCACATATCCAATACTTGCCGTGACACATAGATTTACAAAAGAAAAGACATTTGGTACATGGAGACATGTCGTCATGATTGGCGGTATGAGAGGTGCACTTTCAGTGGCACTAGTTGCAACCCTTCCTGAAAGCAATGTAAAAGAGATACTAAAAACGATCACATTTGGAGTAGTATTGGCTTCTCTGATAATCCAGTATCCAGTCCTTTCAAGATACATCAAAAAGGCATTTCCTGAATCAATGCAAGAACCAGCAAGTAAATGA
- a CDS encoding tetratricopeptide repeat protein — protein MSEKSQIEKTVLEGISYAKLERHKDAVSFFDKALKQDSKNVDALYNKGMSLLKLKKNKDAVSCFEKIIEYDPNHVDALNNLGNHFAELQQFEKAVMYYDKALVNDSGYIPALYNKGIASIRLEKYDAAIDCLNKVLDKEPENMQAMHYKGLVLGKQKKHEDALSYFNKILEREPENNEATFYKATELSEMGRHEEAITIFDKILKEFPKNGTIIYAKARSKAQMGQNDDALVLLAQAISHYGKTIKNWAIKDSAFDKIKGDPRFKTIVK, from the coding sequence ATGAGTGAAAAAAGTCAGATTGAAAAAACGGTTCTAGAGGGTATAAGCTATGCCAAGCTTGAAAGGCACAAAGATGCAGTATCATTTTTTGACAAGGCGTTAAAACAAGACTCAAAAAATGTAGATGCGTTATACAACAAAGGAATGTCTCTTTTGAAACTAAAGAAAAACAAGGATGCAGTATCATGCTTTGAAAAAATAATTGAATACGATCCCAACCACGTAGACGCACTAAACAATCTAGGGAACCATTTTGCAGAGTTGCAACAGTTTGAAAAAGCAGTTATGTATTATGACAAGGCGTTAGTAAACGATTCAGGATACATCCCAGCACTATATAACAAAGGAATTGCGTCAATTAGACTTGAAAAATATGATGCTGCCATAGATTGTCTGAACAAGGTACTTGATAAAGAACCTGAAAACATGCAAGCAATGCACTACAAGGGATTGGTACTTGGCAAACAAAAAAAACATGAAGATGCATTATCATACTTTAATAAAATTTTAGAAAGGGAGCCAGAAAATAACGAGGCAACATTCTACAAGGCTACGGAGCTATCAGAGATGGGCAGACATGAGGAGGCAATCACAATCTTTGATAAAATACTAAAAGAGTTTCCAAAAAACGGTACAATAATTTATGCAAAGGCGCGAAGTAAAGCACAAATGGGACAAAATGATGATGCCCTTGTTCTTCTTGCACAGGCAATATCCCATTACGGCAAAACCATAAAGAATTGGGCTATCAAAGACTCGGCATTCGATAAGATAAAAGGGGATCCCAGGTTTAAGACAATAGTGAAATAA